A window from Bubalus kerabau isolate K-KA32 ecotype Philippines breed swamp buffalo chromosome 5, PCC_UOA_SB_1v2, whole genome shotgun sequence encodes these proteins:
- the SIPA1 gene encoding signal-induced proliferation-associated protein 1 yields MWAGGGVGSPRRGPAPAPTDDLFARKLRQPARPPLTPHTFEPRPTRGPLVRSGSDAGEARPPTPASPRARAHSHEEASRPAAPPARFFSDPLALLGLPAEEPEPEFPPVPEPRCFAHYDVQSLLFDWSPRPRGPGAQAEASSGTPAAAQDQTASSDLLLEAPGFVSELGGEGELGLGGPVSPPVPPSLPNAAVSVLEEPQNRTSAYSLEHADLGAGYYRKYFYGKEHQNFFGLDEALGPVAVSLRREEKDSSGGGTLHSYRIIVRTTQLRTLRGTISEDALPPGPPRGLSPRKLLEHVAPRLSPTCLRLGSASPKVPRTLLTLDEQVLSFQRKVGILYCRAGQGSEEEMYNNQEAGPAFMQFLTLLGDVVRLKGFESYRAQLDTKTDSTGTHSLYTTYQDHEIMFHVSTMLPYTPNNQQQLLRKRHIGNDIVTIVFQEPGSKPFCPTTIRSHFQHIFLVVRAEAPCTPHTSYRVAVSRTQDTPAFGPALPPGGGPFAANADFRALLLAKALNGEQAAGHARQFHAMATRTRQQYLQDLATNEVTTTSLDSASRFGLPSLGGRRRAAPRGSGAELQAAGALVWGVRAAPGARGAAGAEAGSSEGAEVPCLLGISAEALVLVAPRDGRVVFNCSCRDVLAWTFSEQRLDLYYGRGEAITLRFDGPPGQAVGEVVARLQLVSRGCETRELALPRDGQGRLGFEVDAAGFITHVERFTFAETTGLRPGARLLRVCGQTLPSLCPEAAAQLLRSAPKVCVTVLPPDDSGRPRRSFSELYTLSLQEPSRRGAAEPVQDEAPAEALLPDTKQLLQVCLNDSGGPPGPGDLAEERTEFLHSQNPPSPSSSLSDEAPVLPNTTPDLLLATTAKPAAPSEGRETPPTQDGPGSPGGFEDKDEPAPELRASFLPRTLSLRNSISKIMSEAGSETLEDEWQSISEIASTCNTILESLSREGQPIPERGDAKGTPKSDAEPEPRSLSEKVSHLESMLRKLQDDLQKEKADRAALEEEVRSLRHNNRRLQAESESAATRLLLASKQLGSLATDLA; encoded by the exons ATGTGGGCCGGCGGCGGCGTGGGGAGCCCTCGGCGGGGCCCGGCCCCTGCGCCCACCGATGACCTCTTCGCCCGCAAGCTGCGCCAGCCGGCCCGGCCCCCGCTGACGCCGCACACCTTCGAGCCCAGGCCGACCCGGGGCCCGCTCGTGCGCAGCGGCAGCGATGCAGGCGAGGCTAGGCCCCCGACGCCGGCCAGCCCTCGTGCCCGCGCCCACAGCCACGAGGAGGCCAGCCGCCCCGCCGCGCCCCCGGCCCGGTTCTTCTCCGACCCGCTGGCACTGTTGGGGCTGCCGGCGGAGGAGCCGGAGCCTGAGTTCCCGCCGGTGCCTGAGCCGCGCTGCTTCGCCCACTATGACGTGCAGAGCCTGCTCTTTGACTGGTCTCCAAGGCCCCGGGGACCAGGGGCGCAGGCGGAGGCCAGCTCTGGGACCCCCGCCGCGGCTCAGGACCAGACTGCTAGCTCGGACTTGCTGCTCGAGGCGCCTGGCTTTGTGAGCGAGCTCGGGGGCGAAGGCGAGCTGGGCCTGGGGGGGCCAGTGTCTCCACCTGTGCCCCCGTCACTGCCCAACGCGGCCGTGTCCGTCTTGGAGGAGCCGCAGAACCGGACCTCCGCCTACAGCTTGGAGCACGCAGACCTGGGCGCCGGCTACTACCGCAAGTATTTCTATGGCAAAG AACACCAGAACTTCTTTGGCCTGGACGAGGCGCTGGGCCCGGTGGCAGTGAGCCTGcggcgggaggagaaggacagCAGCGGAGGGGGCACTCTGCACAGCTACCGCATCATCGTGCGGACCACGCAG CTCCGGACCCTCCGAGGCACCATCTCAGAGGACGCGCTGCCGCCAGGGCCCCCCCGAGGCCTGTCCCCGAGGAAGCTTCTAGAGCATGTGGCCCCGCGGCTGAGCCCCACCTGCCTGCGCCTGGGCTCAGCTTCACCCAAGGTGCCTCGCACGCTGCTCACGCTGGACGAGCAAGTG CTGAGCTTCCAGCGCAAGGTGGGCATCCTGTACTGCCGGGCGGGCCAGGGCTCAGAGGAGGAGATGTACAACAACCAGGAGGCAGGACCCGCCTTCATGCAGTTTCTCACCCTGCTGGGCGACGTGGTGCGGCTCAAAGGCTTTGAGAGCTACCGGGCCCAGCTGGACACCAAAA CGGATTCCACAGGCACGCACTCCCTCTACACCACGTACCAGGACCATGAGATCATGTTCCACGTATCCACGATGCTGCCGTACACCCCCAATAACCAGCAGCAG CTCCTGCGGAAGCGCCACATCGGCAACGACATTGTGACCATCGTGTTCCAGGAACCAGGCAGCAAGCCCTTCTGCCCCACCACCATCCGCTCACACTTCCAGCACATATTCCTAGTGGTACGGGCGGAGGCGCCCTGCACTCCGCACACCTCCTACAG GGTGGCCGTGAGCCGCACCCAGGACACGCCGGCCTTCGGGCCAGCTCTGCCGCCTGGCGGAGGTCCCTTCGCGGCCAACGCCGACTTCCGGGCCCTCCTGCTGGCCAAGGCGCTCAATGGCGAACAGGCGGCGGGCCACGCACGCCAGTTCCACGCCATGGCCACGCGCACACGCCAGCAGTACCTGCAGGACCTGGCCACCAACGAGGTGACCACCACGTCGCTGGACTCGGCGTCGCGCTTCGGCCTGCCTTCCCTGGGCGGGAGACGGCGGGCAGCCCCCCGGGGCTCAGGCGCTGAGCTGCAGGCGGCAGGCGCGCTGGTGTGGGGCGTGCGCGCGGCGCCTGGGGCGCGGGGCGCGGCCGGAGCCGAGGCAGGCAGTTCCGAAGGCGCCGAGGTGCCCTGCCTGCTGGGCATCTCGGCCGAGGCGCTGGTATTGGTGGCGCCGCGCGATGGCCGGGTAGTCTTCAACTGCTCCTGTCGCGACGTGCTGGCCTGGACCTTCTCCGAGCAGCGGCTCGACCTGTACTACGGCCGCGGGGAGGCGATCACGCTGCGGTTCGACGGGCCCCCTGGCCAAGCCGTTGGCGAGGTCGTGGCGCGCCTGCAG ctgGTGAGTCGGGGCTGCGAGACCCGCGAGCTGGCGCTGCCTCGCGACGGCCAAGGCCGCCTGGGCTTCGAGGTGGACGCCGCCGGCTTCATCACGCACGTGGAGCGCTTCACGTTCGCCGAGACGACGGGGCTGCGGCCTGGGGCGCGCCTGCTGCGCGTGTGCGGCCAGACTCTGCCCAGCCTCTGCCCCGAGGCCGCTGCCCAGCTGCTGCGCTCGGCGCCCAAGGTCTGCGTCACCGTCCTGCCCCCCGACGACAGCGGCCGGCCCCGCAG GAGCTTCTCGGAGCTGTACACACTGTCTCTGCAGGAGCCTAGCCGGCGGGGGGCTGCAGAGCCGGTGCAGGATGAGGCCCCCGCCGAGGCCCTACTGCCCGACACGAAGCAGCTGCTGCAAGTGTGCCTGAATGACAGTGGTGGTCCTCCAGGGCCTGGGGACCTGGCGGAGGAGAGGACCGAGTTCCTGCACAGCCAGAACCCGCCGTCACCCAGCAG CTCCCTGTCCGATGAGGCCCCGGTCCTGCCCAACACCACCCCAGACCTCCTCCTCGCCACCACAGCCAAGCCGGCAGCACCCAGTGAGGGTAGGGAGACACCCCCCACTCAG GACGGGCCAGGCAGCCCCGGTGGCTTTGAGGACAAGGACGAACCGGCCCCAGAGCTGAGGGCCTCCTTTTTGCCACGAACCTTGTCTCTGAGGAACTCTATCAGCAAAA TCATGTCTGAGGCGGGCAGCGAGACCCTGGAAGACGAGTGGCAGTCCATCTCGGAGATCGCCTCCACTTGCAACACCATCCTGGAGTCGCTCTCCCGGGAGG GACAGCCCATCCCCGAGCGCGGAGATGCCAAGGGAACTCCGAAGTCTGATGCTGA GCCAGAACCCAGGAGCCTGTCTGAGAAGGTCTCTCACCTGGAGTCCATGCTCAGGAAGCTGCAGGATGACCTGCAGAAG GAGAAGGCAGACAGGgcggccctggaggaggaggtgcgGAGCCTGCGGCACAACAACCGGCGGCTGCAGGCCGAGTCGGAGAGTGCGGCCACCCGCCTGCTCTTGGCCTCCAAGCAGCTGGGCTCCCTGGCCACCGACCTGGCCTGA